AAATCAGGGTTTATTAAGAACACTTGCCGAAAAAGCACCCGGTACTTTTCAGCATTCTATGCAGGTTGCAAATCTTGCCGAGGAAGTAATATTTAAAATAGGAGGGAACTCACTTTTAATAAGGGCTGGTGCGCTTTATCATGATATAGGGAAAATGGGATTACCGCATTTTTATATAGAAAATCAGGTGCAGGGATCTAATCCGCATGATGAAATAGACCTTGAAAAAAGCGCAGAAATTATAACAGGTCATGTTCCATATGGAATCGAGACTGCAAGAAAATTCAGACTTCCTGAACCTGTAATTGATTTTATCAGAAGTCATCATGGTAATACTAAGGTTCAGTATTTTTATAAATCATTTATTAAAAAATTTCCTGAATCTAGTGTCGATTTACAGAAGTTTACATACAAAGGTCTGCCTCCGTCAACTAAAGAGACAGCAGTATTGATGATGGCAGATGCTGTTGAAGCCTCGGCAAGAAGCCTTAAGGTATATACAGAGCAGTCAATTAATGAACTTGTTGAGAATATTGTTACAAATCAAATGGCAGAAAAGCAATTTGATAATGCAGCTATTAATCTTAAGGAAATTTCTGAGGCAAAAGAAATATTTAAAAAGAAACTAAAGAATATTTATCACTCAAGAATAGAGTACCCGAAGTAACTCGTAACAAATACCACAAAACATTATAATAAAAAACTTAATAGGTGATTGCGTGTTCACGAATCATTGTTATAAATTGTTAAGTTTATACTAATTGCAAATTACAAGAACTATGCTTTTGTTTTGTAATTAGTTTGTTATTGTTTATATTTGGGTTAAATTATAATTGATTATAAATAAATAAAGGTATACTTATATAATAGTTAGGGACAAGCATAAAATTTGCCTAAACAAATTAATAAATACAAACAATAAGATGAAAAAATTATATTTAATCTTATCACTACTTATATTAAGTGTTTGTAGTTTTTCTCAAAGCCGTTATATTTCAGTAACAACAAAAAAAGTCGTTTTTGCGAGAGATGGTGGTATGTGCCAATGTTGCGGTAGTTCTCAAAGCTTAGAATATGATCATATCACTCCATATTCTTGCGGTGGTAGTAGTGATGCCTCAAATATTCAGTTACTTTGTCAAAAATGCAATCGAAGTAAATCAAATAGTTGTTATTGTAAAGTACATAATAAAAAAGTAGGAATTAATTGTTGCCAAAACAAAACAACTCAAACAAAATCCTCTACATCTAAAAATTCTTCAACTACTTCTAGCCAATGCACAGGAACAACAAAAAAAGGCGCGAGATGTAAAAATAGGACAACTAATTCTAATGGACGATGCTATTTACACTAATAATTTATAAACCAAATTAAAGAGGAATGAATAAGAATATTTTATTTGCAATAGATATAACTTCGGAAGAAATTATTGTTTCAGATTCTCCTAAAGGAAGTAAGAAAATAAATTTTATTGAACGTATTGGACGCAAAGATAATGACATTTTGTACAATGCTATAATAACTTTGACAAGTATTACTAAAACTCCTAATTTTGATATTGCTATTTTTAAAGCAATGGATAAAGTTTGCCAAATGATTTATGAAAAACATAAAGAAACGATGCATTAATTTTAACGAATCAATATAAAAAAGAAAAATATAAAAACATAGTGCAGTAGTTACTAACACAAGTATAAAAAACATGTCTGCCCAAATGATTAGAAAGAAAATATATCGATTAGTTGAAAAAGGTTCTCATGGGTCAAAGATTAATTTGATTTTTGACTATTGCATTATGTCATTGATTATAATAAATGTAATTGCTTTGATTCTTGAAACTATTCCTGAAATAAAAGAATCCTTAAAATTGTTTTTAAGACTAATTGAAATAATTTCTGTAATAATTTTCTCTATAGAATATATTCTGCGAATTTATGTATCAAACTTAACTTATCCTTCTTCAAGTAAAATTAAATCTGCTTTTAAGTTTGTTTTTTCGTTTTATGGAATAATTGATTTATTAGCAATAACACCTTTTTATTTACCATTTATTATAAAAATTGATTTGAGATTTGTAAGAATTCTAAGATTAATGAGATTTTTTCGAATATTTAAAATTAATAGATATAATAATTCATTAAGCCTTATTTACTCCGTAATAAAGGAGAAAAAGTCTGAATTGGCAATGACAGGATTTGTTGCATTATTGATTCTTTTTATAGCTTCTTTTCTGATGTATTACGTTGAAGGAGAAGTTCAGCCTGATAAATTTTCAAATATACTTTCTTGTTTTTGGTGGGCTATTGCAACTTTAACAACAGTGGGCTATGGAGATGTTTATCCAATAACTGGATTAGGAAAAATTCTAAGTGGTATAATTGCAATACTTGGGATAGGATTAGTTGCCTTACCAACTGGATTAGTAAGCGCAGGATTTATGGAAAAAATCGGGAAAAAGAATAATGAATCTAAAAAATGTCCACATTGTGGAAAAGAATATGAATAAAGTATGCCAACCGCTAACACCACCTAAAATAACAACCAGCAATCCACCGCTCGGCGGAGTCACTAATAACAAATTTCAGGTGTTTTTAAATGCAGTTCCTGTTAATTATCAATTTTCTTAACAAACTGCTTTTTTACTGCATTAAGTAGTTTTTCAGAGTCAACTGGCTTTGTAAGGAAATCAATGAAGCCTTCATTCAAAATTCTGTCTTTGTCGCTTTTTAGGGAGTATGCACTTTGTGCTATAAATGGAATGTGTGCATATTGGTTATACTTATTTACAATTTCTTTCTTTAGCTGAACGCCTTCCCAGTTTTCGGGTAAATTAATATCTAATATAACAATATCAAAAGTTTTATTGTTTGCAATCTTTTCACTGATGAGTAAAAGAGCTTCTTCGCCACCTGTAGCTAAAGAAACATTACCAACAGATTCTAAAATTGTTTGAAGAAACAGAGCATTAAATTTATCATCTTCAACCAATAGAATTTCAAATCCTTTAAT
This region of Bacteroidia bacterium genomic DNA includes:
- a CDS encoding HNH endonuclease is translated as MKKLYLILSLLILSVCSFSQSRYISVTTKKVVFARDGGMCQCCGSSQSLEYDHITPYSCGGSSDASNIQLLCQKCNRSKSNSCYCKVHNKKVGINCCQNKTTQTKSSTSKNSSTTSSQCTGTTKKGARCKNRTTNSNGRCYLH
- a CDS encoding ion transporter; this encodes MIRKKIYRLVEKGSHGSKINLIFDYCIMSLIIINVIALILETIPEIKESLKLFLRLIEIISVIIFSIEYILRIYVSNLTYPSSSKIKSAFKFVFSFYGIIDLLAITPFYLPFIIKIDLRFVRILRLMRFFRIFKINRYNNSLSLIYSVIKEKKSELAMTGFVALLILFIASFLMYYVEGEVQPDKFSNILSCFWWAIATLTTVGYGDVYPITGLGKILSGIIAILGIGLVALPTGLVSAGFMEKIGKKNNESKKCPHCGKEYE